Genomic segment of Trueperaceae bacterium:
TACTTCCTTGTAGTCCCTGACGTCGCTCTTGAGCCAAATGACGCCGTCCCGTTCGAGGGCGATATTCATTACCTCTGGTAGGTCCCGGCCGGTGACTGATAGGAAGGCGCTAGCTGAGTCACGGGGCCGGTTTAGGAGCATGAGTGTGTCGGCGGTTCCGTTGATGCCGGTGCTGCCGAGCAGTGCGTCGAACTCATCAAGGTTGTCTGCTCGCTTGCTCGTATGGTGAACGAGAACGATCGCGATGTCGAGGCGTAGGGCCAGGGCTTGCAGGCTGCCTAGGACCTGGGTGGTGTGGGCGTAATCGTCTTGCCCGGCTTGCTTCTTGGGCATGGCCTTCACCATGGTGTCGATGATGACCAGGGCTCGCTTCTCAAAATCGCCGGCCCACTCTGCGATTAGCTTTTCGATTTCCGGTAGTTTGATGCCCATGTTGTCCTGGCTGAACATGCGGAACCTGCGCGGTAGGGGATCTCCCTCGGTGAGGGCCCTAGCGCGTGCTTGCAGGCGCCTCTGGTCGTCTTCCAGGGAGAAGACGAGTACGTCGCCTTGCGGCATGGTTTCGCCCAGGAATGTGGTGCCCTCGGCCACTGCCAAGCCCATCTGCATCGCGAAGAAGCTCTTGCCGATCTTTGGCTTGCCTCCAATCACCGCTAGGCCACTGGGGAGTAGATTGGGAATCACCATCTTCACTGGGGCGAACTCCAGGTCGTCCAGCTCGTCTCCGGCAATAGACCAGGCGTGTACGCCGCTGGTCGGGGCTGAGGAGGGCGGAGGTAGCTCTAGGCTTTCTGGGGTTGCCGGGTTGTCTGTGTCTTCAAGGTTTCCTTGATTCATGGTTGATCTCCTTATGGATTCGAGCCACAAGAGAGCGAGCAGGCTAGAGCGCGCTGCTCCGGCCTGCTCGCAGGTCGTGACTTCGTGATAGGTGGTTACTTGTTGGTGTCAGCCGCTGCGTTCAGTGGCTAGTGTCGGGTTCTTCCTTGGTGATGGCCGCCACGGATTCGCGCAAGGCTTCGAGCGGGGGTGGGGCGTCGAGGGCTCCCTGGCCGTTCAGGAGGCGCCTGCGAGCGGCATGCCGAACTGCCCAGCTACGTCCGGTCGTTTGGAGAGTGGTCAGGGCTTCGCTGGAAGTGCTGGGGTTGTTGACTATTCGCCACTGCACTTCCGGGTCGGTGCTGGCTGCTAGCCCGTCCAGAGTGGCGGTGGGTGTGCTGGGGTTCCGAGCCAACTGATCTGGCCCCCGTTACCTGGTCCACCTAGAGTGAGGGTGATCCGGAGAGGGACACCCGTGAAGAAGTCAAGACGTAGCCCGGAGCAGATCATCGAGATTCTCAGGCAGATGGAAGCGAGCAAGGCGGCGGGCATGCCCGTCGCGCAGCTCTGCAAGGAGGCGGGCATCGGCGAGTGGACTTATTACCGCTGGCGCAAGCAGTACCAGGGCATGAGTAAACCCGACGCGAAGCGCCTTAAGGAGCTGGAGCGCGAGAACGCGCGCCTGAAGAAGCTCCTGGCGGAGAAGGAGCTGGATAACAGCATCCTCAAGGAGGCGCTCGAGGGAAACTACTGAGCCCGCAACGTAAGCGGGCAGCAGTGAAGCACGTGATGGAGAAACTCACGCTCAGCGAGCGGCGCGCCTGTAAGGTGCTGGGGCAGCCGCGCTCCAGCCAGCGTTACGAAGCGATACGGCCGACGCTGGACGTGGACCTGGTCAGGCGCCTGCATGAGCTCTCGGCTGAGCACCCGCGCTTCGGGTATAGGCGGATCACGGCGCTCTTGGGCCGG
This window contains:
- a CDS encoding helicase RepA family protein, which encodes MNQGNLEDTDNPATPESLELPPPSSAPTSGVHAWSIAGDELDDLEFAPVKMVIPNLLPSGLAVIGGKPKIGKSFFAMQMGLAVAEGTTFLGETMPQGDVLVFSLEDDQRRLQARARALTEGDPLPRRFRMFSQDNMGIKLPEIEKLIAEWAGDFEKRALVIIDTMVKAMPKKQAGQDDYAHTTQVLGSLQALALRLDIAIVLVHHTSKRADNLDEFDALLGSTGINGTADTLMLLNRPRDSASAFLSVTGRDLPEVMNIALERDGVIWLKSDVRDYKEVIPVSPTQLKTLQVVNELLADGSPTCAAGDIAAAISKSSSHTSNLLSALKSRGFLDQPSFGTYTLAPGVAEKLALLNETSEATPITSVLDEDPMPDVVNGFDFS